AAAATCCGTCATTTGAAGTGATACCGGCATTAAGATCGCGGGTACGAATATTTGTTTTAGAAGAGCTATCTAAGAATAATCTTCAGAATATTTTAAACCATGCATTAACAAAAGATGAGTTTATTAAAAAGCTTAATATCAAATCTATAGATAACGATTTTCTTTTTTTTGTTTCCGGCGGAGATGCGCGTATTTTATTAAATATTTTGGAAGCTTCATGCATTCAGGAATATGAGAAAGAAGAAATTATTATTACTAAAGAAGTTATTGAGAATATTATTCAGCGGAAAAATATATTATATGATAAAGCCGGTGAAGAACATTACAATATTATCTCTGCATTCATAAAAAGTTTACGCGGCTCGGATCCCGATGCAGCAGTTTATTGGATGGCAAGAATGTTGGAAGGAGGAGAGGATCCGCTTTTCATAGCAAGACGGATGGTAGTTCTTGCATCGGAAGATATTGGAAATGCTTCTCCCAACGCTCTTCTTATTGCGGAAGCTGCATTCAGTGCAGTAGATAAAATTGGAATGCCCGAAGGAAGAATAATTCTTTCTCAATGCGCAACGTATCTCGCTTCTTCACCCAAAAGTAATGCATCATATTTTGCAATAGATAACGCACTTACAGACGCAAAAAATTTACCTCAGTATCAAGTCCCCATTCATTTACGTAACGCACCGACAAAATTGATGAAAGAATTAGGTTATGGTAAGGAATACAAATACCCGCACTCATTCGAAAATAATTTTATTCAAGAAAATTATTTACCTGAAGAATTGAAGAATAAACAATATTATTTACCTTCAGAAAACGGTAATGAAAAGACAATTAAAGAAAGATTAACGAATTTGTGGAAAGGGAAAAAGAAATATTAGTAGCGAACAAACATTTTTCCCGGCAATTGTTTTACCAATCCTTTGAATTCCAATGTTAATAAGTTTACCAAACAATCAGATGTTGCCATTGAGGTAAATGAGGCGATCTCATCAATTTGT
The genomic region above belongs to Ignavibacteriales bacterium and contains:
- a CDS encoding replication-associated recombination protein A, whose protein sequence is MKNKINIPQTPLADRCRPKILDDFQGQEKLVGAGKPLRTMIESDTMSSIILWGPPGTGKTTLAKIISESTQSEFHQINAVSSGVREIRQIIELAKENLEQFRKTILFIDEIHRFNKAQQDALLSSVESGQIILIGATTENPSFEVIPALRSRVRIFVLEELSKNNLQNILNHALTKDEFIKKLNIKSIDNDFLFFVSGGDARILLNILEASCIQEYEKEEIIITKEVIENIIQRKNILYDKAGEEHYNIISAFIKSLRGSDPDAAVYWMARMLEGGEDPLFIARRMVVLASEDIGNASPNALLIAEAAFSAVDKIGMPEGRIILSQCATYLASSPKSNASYFAIDNALTDAKNLPQYQVPIHLRNAPTKLMKELGYGKEYKYPHSFENNFIQENYLPEELKNKQYYLPSENGNEKTIKERLTNLWKGKKKY